The genomic interval TGGACCAACAGTTTGGTAAACTTTTCGATTATATTCAGGCCAATGAACAATTACGCAATAATACCTTAATTGTGCTTTGTTCCGACAATGGCCCGGAATTGGGAGCTGGAAGAGCAGGAGAATTGAAAGGCTATAAAACACATCTCTATGAAGGAGGCATACGTTCTTCCTTACTTGTTTGGGGCCCCGGATTTATGAATGAAAAAGTAAAAGGTACACAAAACAAAGCATCGTTTTTTTCTGCTATCGATATAAAGCCTTCTTTACTTGAATTTACCGGAACAAAAGTTGTTGATAACGCAATAACGGATGGAGAGAATATGCTACAAACAATGCTTGGTCAATCTGACACCTCCCGAAGGGCGCCCATCTTTTACAGCCGCCCCCCGACCGGAAGAATTTTTACGGATTTGAAAATCTTCCTGATTTAGCAGTACGTGAAGGCGAGTGGAAACTTTTATGTGATTATGACGGAGGCAGGCTAGAACTCTATCATATCGTTACTGATCCGGGTGAGCATCGAAATCTGGCAGAGGTACATGCCGAAAGAGCTAAAACAATGGCTCAAAAAGTAACAGCATGGTATAATTCAATGCCTGTTTTGGAAACAGAAAAAAAACAATAAAGCACTTCATATAAAAATAATAGCAGGTAATGCTAGGAAATCACCATTTCCGAACCGACCTTATCCTGTCCAATATAAAAATATATTTTCCCTCGATATTGCCAGGGCTAAAATGAGTGAGTCCGCCTGTTTTTCGGATAAAAACCAAAAAGAAACCATCACATTTCTGTTTAATTAATACCAAATAGGGCGAAGGCTATTCCATAGAGGTTGTAATCTTGCTGATGGCTTCTAAAATGTAAGGGTATCCGGTTAGAGAGGCGATCTGTCTTTGCCCATAACTTTTAGCCGTATTAGTGATCCAGGCTTCCAGTTCTTGTTCATGGCTGAAGTTGTGAAAAGCTACTTTGTTTTTCATATCCCCCACAGCCTTTCGACCGGATTGAGTTCAGGGTTGGAAGAAGGTAAATACACCAGGCGGATATTTTGGGGCACTTGCAAGGCTTTTGCCCGGTGATAGCCTGCTTTGTCTACAAAGATAAACTTGAACACTTGCGGTTGATGGCGGCTAAACTCCTCAAGCATATACTCAAAGTAAAGCGTGTTAACCTGTGGGGCAGTAATAAAGAAGTGATCTCCTGTCAGCGGTTCTACCAATCCATAGCAGTAGCGGTAGATGAAGCGGTGCTGATAGGCTCCTACCGGTTTTATGCCGGCAAGGGTGATGGCTCTTCTCAAAACAGTCATCAAACCAAAGCGGCTCTCATCCTGATAGTACACCTTCCAATGGCTGACTACCCCTTTGGCAGCCAAAGGAGCATAGTAGCGCTGTAAGAGGAAAGTGAGCACCAAGTTTAGTTTTTTTTATACTTCTGCTCATAGGCTAGATCCTTTTTCAGGTTGCTCTTTCTAACCACTTTCAGCTTTGCCCCCAGCTGTCGGTGGACAAACCAATGTACATGCTCATAGCTCAGATCAATGCCATGCGCCGTGTGCAACCACTCATGGATTTGCTTATAAGAAGTAAAATAGTTGTTTGGATCAGCAAGCTTTGCCTTCAACTGCTCAAGTACTTTACCTGCAATCTGTGATGCCCTTTTGTGGCCGCCCGGATCTATCTGAAGACAGGCTTGCAGCCCTTTCTGTTTGTAAAGCCGGAACCACTGGCCCACTGCATGACGCTCATAGCCTACGGCAGCAGCTATTTGTCCATACGCTTTAGCCTGCCCACTCTTGTAGAGGTAAAAAGCCCGCAGTCTGGCTCCGGCTAGCGGATGGGCTATTTTTTTGCTCATCTTCAGCAACTGCTCGGCACTCTCGATGAGCTCAGTTTTGGTTACTCTTCCCATACTTGATCAACATATAACATCTATGGAAGGTTCTTTATACTATTCGGTATAACTACCAATACATTTTACTTCGCGTATGGTAAAAGATCCATTCCTGACAATTTTCTACTATCGCCGGATAAAGTAAATTTTCCACAGAATGAAGTCTTTTGCTTGTACGCTGCAAGCCAGTAACCTCCTTGCATTACCCCCTACCAGAAGTTGCCCATAGATTGACCTTTTGATTAGCTTTGCCGCATGGAAAAATTGCTGAAAGTAATAAACGTTTCTAAGAAATATGAAAATCAATCTGGTAATGCCCTATCCAATATTTCTTTTGAAGTAGACAAAGGAAAGCTTTTAGCTATAGTGGGAGAAAGTGGAAGTGGTAAAACTACGCTGCTCAAACTCCTAGCAGGCGTAGAAGAGACTGATTCTGGGCAAATTCTTCTGGAGGAAAAACCAGTTACAGGGCCATCATTCAATCTAGTGCCGGGGCATAAACAGGTAAAACTACTTTTTCAAGATTTTCGTCTTTTTCCAAATATCACCCTTTACCAGAATATAGAATACGTATTGAGAGCGTATAGCAAATCATTCCAGAAGGAAAGAATCAGCGAGATGCTGCAGCTATGCAAATTAACTCATCTGCAAGATAGATATCCCAGGGAATTGTCTGGGGGAGAGCAGCAAAGAGCCGCACTTGCCCGGGCCTTAGCCGATGAACCTTTGTTATTATTGCTGGATGAACCCTTCAGTAATATGGATGTGCGGCTGAAAGGACAACTGAAAGAAGATTTAATAGATATTATTTCAAAAAGCCATACGACAGCCATAGTGGTTACCCACGAGGCAAGTGATGCCTTATCGATGGCAGATACCATAGCGGTTATAAAAAGTGGACAAATTCTCCAGGCAGATACCCCTCAAGGAATTTACAAACAACCTTTATCCCCATATACTGCCCAGTTTTTTGGTACGTGTACCATAGTAAAAGCACAAGATCTTATACCCTACATGAAAGAGCAGCTCCAGACCAAAAAAAGCATGCCTTATCCTAAAGATACCTTGATTTGTATCAGAGCTGAACATATCCACCTGGGTACTTCTGAATGCTTTCATATGAAAGCTACTATTTCTAAAATAAGTTATTATGGGGCCTATTATCAGGTAGTAGCCTCGGTAGACAAACGGCTTCAACTTACATTTCATACAACAAACGCTTTTTTAAGCAAAGGTGAAAGGGTGCCATTGTGTATAGATACAGAGGCTATTCATTATTTTTATGCGTAATTTCCATCCTTTTTACCCTTTCGGATTATAAAAAATACATTCATCTGTTCAATACAACCTAAACTATATACTGGTATGTATACAATCATTTGAATAAAACACAATCTTATATAATTCAAACGCATTATCGTTTTGGACAGCACTTTTTACTTTTTCGGTGATAAGTTTTGCTAAATTTGATAATTCTATTTCATTCTCAGGAAGGTTTTGGCCACTCCTTAAATTGTACGATTATATAATGAATAGCCTTATGTTGGGGTACAAAAGTCAGTAGAGTAATGCTGTTAAAATTATACAATTGTTTGATTTCATCTACTAATTCAGTTACCTCGGTTTTAAATTCAGGTTGTTTTCTTTCTGTAAAGGAGCAACTTTTAAGACAGTGAAGTAAATACAACAATGCAAAAAGGTTTTACCCATTTATATATATTATATTGGAACGAATTCAGTTTTTTAGAGTATTTATGAAATTATTGTTCAATCTCTTTAACTGTTTCATAAAAGCAAATTGAGTAAAACCCCAAGCTTAAACTAGCAGTAGCGATCTTTAAAATACTTACCTCTTGCAATACGACATACATAAGATGCTTAGCCTATGAAAAACACAAATAGAAGATCATTCCTTAAAAAAACAGCTACAGCCGCTTCTGCCATCTTTGTTGCTCCTACCATTATTCCTGCTTCAGCCTTAGGTAAAAATGGGCATGTAGCCCCTTCAGACAGGATCAATCTTGCCTTTATTGGAGCCGGGAATCAGGCGGAGAATGATGTGGGTAGCTTTTTAACCGATGACAGAGTACAAATCACGACTATTTGTGATGTCAATAAAGAAAGTACCGGCTATTGGGACGGAAAGGTAGGGGGCAGAGAGTATATCATGAGAAAAGTAGATACGTTCTACACTGAAAAATTTGGTAAGAAATATAAAGCTTGCAGAGGCTATGCAGATTTTCGTGAAGTCCTCAACTTAAAAGAGGTAGATGCAGTGGAAGTAGTAACCCCCGATCACTGGCACTCGATTCCTGTTTTGATGGCAGCTGCGGCAGGCAAGGATATCTATTGTCAGAAACCCCTTTCCCTTACAGTAGCTGAAGGAAGAGCGATGAGTAATGCCGCAAAAAAATATAACATCGTATTTCAAACAGGCAGCCAGCAACGATCAGATTCAAATTTTAGACGCATCTGTGAACTAACCCGCAATGGCAGGATAGGAGAGCTCAAAACGGTGGTATGTGGCCTGCCTGCAGGCACCCCTGACTTTGGAAAAACCGGACAGTTAACCCAGACTATACCCGTACCTAAAGACTTTGATTATGAAATGTGGCTGGGACCTGCCCCCTTTGCCCCTTACAGCCCTTCCCGGACTCATGTAAACTACAGATGGGTTTTGGACTACTCTGGTGGGATGGTAACGGATTGGGGAGGGCATCATCCGGATATTGCTCAGTGGGGAATGAATACAGATAATACCGGTCCTGTAAAAATCCGCAATGCCAAAGCTATCTGGTCTACTCATCCAATCTGGAATACAGCTACAGAGTTTTACTTTGAATGTATCTACAAGAATGGGGTGACATTAATCGTACAGAGCGGTAAAGACTTTGGAGTTACCTTTAAGGGAAGTGAAGGAGAAGTATGGGCCACTCGGGGCAGTCACAAGGTTTTTCCACCAAAATTAGCTGATACAATCATTAAGGAAGACGAAGATCAACTCTATAAGAGTGAAAATCACTACCGGAACTTTATCGATTGCGTGCTATCAAGAAAAGCTACTATTGCTCCGGCAGAAACAGGACATCGGTCCATTACCATTTCACATCTTGGAAATATTGCGATGATGCTGGAGCAGGATCTGGATTGGGATCCTGAACAGGAACGTTTTATTAATAACTTTGCAGCTAATCAGTTGCTCTCACGACAGATGAGAGAACCTTGGGGAGCCATTTATAACAGATATCTTGTGTAAAAGCTACGGATGGCAATAAATATTCTTCTATTCTAATCCATAAAAGATTCTTACTAAAGAACTAAAACTAATTATTAAATGGAATACAGACAATTAGGCTCTTGCGGACTGCAGGTGCCAGTGCTGAGTTTTGGCACAGCCACTTTTGGAGGAGGTAACGACTTTTTTAAAGCCTGGGCAAGCACTCAGCAAGAGGAAGCAAACCGTATGGTCAATCTTTGTCTGGAGGCAGGCGTAACTATGTTTGATACGGCAGATGTATATTCTACAGGCCTCTCCGAACAGATATTAGGTAAAGCCTTACAAGGAAAGCGGAATCAAGTGCTTGTTTCCACAAAAGCTACTTTTCCTTTTGGGCAGGGTCCTAACAACCAGGGCTCTTCCCGTTTCCATATAACCAAACAAGTAGAGGGTAGCCTCAAACGCTTGCAGACCGATTATATAGATCTTTATTATATGCATGGCTTTGATGGAAATACAGCGGTAGAGGAAACCTTACGTAGCTTGGATGATTTGGTGCAAAGCGGAAAAGTACGCTATATAGCTGCCTCCAACTTTTCAGGGTGGCATCTGATGAAATCGTTAGCTATTTCAGAAAAGTATGGGTGGAGCCCATATGTAGCGCATCAGGTCTATTATTCCCTGGCCAATAGAGAATATGAATGGGAACTGATGCCACTTGGTTTGGATCAAAAAGTAGGAGGTATTATCTGGTCTCCCCTTTCAGCAGGCCGGTTAACTGGCAAGTACCGCCGCAATCAAGCTTTGCCTCCTGATAGCCGGGTAGCACAAGGCGGGAGTCCGGTTCCTGAAGCCGTAGTCAATCAGGAAGTATTTTACAATACCATTGATGCCCTGGATGAAGTGGCTGCTCAAGCAGGAAAAACTGTGGCTCAGGTAGCCCTTAACTGGCTATTGCAACGTCCAACGGTTAGTAGCATTATTATCGGGGCCCGTAATGAAGAGCAGTTAAAGCAAAATATAGAAGCAGTAGGCTGGAAACTTACTGTGGAGCAGGTAAAGAAATTAGATGCTGCAAGTGAAATGCCGGCTATCTACCCCTATTGGCATCAGAGGCAAAATACGACACTTAATCCCCTGCCTGACTTTTACAAATAAGTTCAAAGAGGCAAGCTGCAAAGCATCAATTGTTTTTCTCTTTTGGTATAGGCATTTCGGTTTTATAGTAGGAATTAGTTAAGTTAATTCCTTTGGTTTTACTTATAGTGTGTCTGATCACATCAGTCCTAATATAGCTATCCTACAATCGCTCTTCACTTGGAGTTCACTTTTACTGGGGAACGTCTATCTGGCTATTAATCTGGTAGATTAGGAACCAGCCTTGGATCATATGTTGAACCAGCGGCTACTTGCACCATGGTGATGCGAACTTTGGTTGGAAAGAACTTCTCTGCATCAGACCGTTTGTGTGCATGCCCCTGTCCACCACTATTATCTTTGATAACCAGGTCCATTTGCTTAATTCCCTCTGACCAGATGATAGCTTCGTTTTCCCAGAAAGAGGTCATGGCAATATCTTTTTCATATACTCCCTTCTCCGAATACAGACCTGTGCTTGTGCAGCCATACCCATTGCCCTGCCCCTTGTTAGGAATATAGCACAGGCTCCAGGTAGCATGTTCACCTCCGGCTGGTTTCTCCAATACTTCCAGGCGGATATGTACTGTACCATTCCGGTAATCTACTGGTGAGGTCCAGTCTTTGGGACGCTGGGGATTCAACTTATTGCCAGTTACATAATAATGCGACTTACTTGGCTTGGAATTGTCTGCCTCTTCTTTGGTATAGGTAAATTCAACATCGAAAAGTACAAACTGCTTACTGTGGGAGATATTTTTAGTGGCTTTACCAGCTTGTGCCAGTACCAAAGTTGGACTGAAAAAGAAAAGGAACAGTATATATATTTTCATAAGAAGTGAGATAATGTCAGGTGGTAAGCAATGTTTACTATTTTGTTGGGGTTATTCCTTATTTAAATACGCTACGATGCACGCTTATATTTTTCTTTATGGCATGTTAATAAAGTGTGAATTGGATAGATTTCTATTGAAAAATCAGTAAATAATGAATCATTTGCACGGCTGGTTTTCGCTATTATAGGCTGGGCTTTGCTGGTTTAAAGGGAGCTTCAAAAGTATTTACTCCCCGAACATTTAACTTCCGGCGGTAAACTTTATTTCCGGCAGTAACATACAAAGTATTAAAATCAGGACCTCCAAAACAAATATCAGAAGCATTTCCACCTGGAACTGGTAATATAGCCTGAGTCTTGCCGATCTGGTCGAGTACTTGTATGCCCATTTTAGTAGTTACATAAACCCGGCCTTTATAATCGCATTTCAGGCCATTTGCTCCGGAGACATACTCATCGTACTCATTGGTATGCAGCCAGCCATACTTTTGCTTATAAGCAAGTTTACCGTCTGGTTGTATCTGATAAATCCAGACGACATGTGAAGTGGATTCGGTCACGTATAATTGCTGCTGGTCAGGAGTAAGGGTAATACCACCTGCATATTTTACGCCTTCATCTACAAGTATCTTTTCTCCATCAGGCTTTATCAAATATATTTTGCCAGAGGTATCTTTTTCATCAGCCGACGTAACATACATATTTCCATTATGTGCTACCACCAGATCCTTACCTGCTATCAGGCGGGCTACTACTGTTTCTTTTCCTTGTGAATCGTAGCTAAGAATTTTCCGGGTAATGGCTGACATTATATAGCGTTTCCCATCTTTCCCAAAAGCTGTACCACGGGCTTTCTTTGCCGGAGATGTAAAAGAACCTACGATTCCATTCTTATCTACTTTATAGGTTCTGTTGGTAAGAATATCCTGAAAAAAAACTTCTCCTGCCGCATTGGCTATAATTCCATCTGTAGAGCTATACCCCTCCCCTACTAATTCCCATTCTTCACCAGGAATTAATATATCTTTTAAGGCCGCATTAGCCGTTGTTCCTTTTTTTACAGGTTTTGGCCAGTCCTTCCACAGATACCGCATTGCATCAGGAAAAATAGCCCTCCCATGCTGATTATTATGTGCGCCTTCTCCCCAGATATGATTTACCTCATAGCCGGCAAAGGTTAAAGCCCTTTCCATGGTTTCATTGGCTTTCCACCAGTCACCGGCATACACATGTAAATCGTTGGTACCATCCTGCAAAAATATCCGTAAAGGTTTGGGCTCTACTTTCCGTATCAGGGTATGATATTGATCTGCGCCCCGAAGACCCACGAATGTACCCACTACACTAAATACCCGGGAGAATTCCCCCGGCCATTCCCAGGCGGCAGTAAAGGCGGCGACTGCTCCGGTACTTGATCCGCCAATAGCCCGGTCATTTCCATTTTTAGAGAGTATGATTGAGCGGCCATCTGCCGTCTTCTGCTGTTCTACATGGGGTAAAATTTCTTCCAGAATAAAGCGTGCGTAGCTATCTCCTAATGCATCAAACTCATAACTGCGGTTAAACCGGTCCAGGGCAGCATCTGGATTGGCTGCAAGTACTCTGCCAGGGGTTACAAACACCCCAATAGTAACTGGCATTTCCTTTTGGTGAATTAAATTATCGAACACCGTGGGGGCATTCCATTGTAAGCCATCCTGGTTTACATATACACAGGCTGGTTTCTTTCCATCGTATTGTTCCGGAACATAAACCCAGTATTCCCGCCAGGTACCCGGAAAAATGGCAGAGTTTTCAAAAATTAATTTGAGTACTTCCCCTTTGGGCACACCTGCCTGCTCAACAGAAGCCGGGTCCTGAGGATAGGTTTCTGTATTATTCTGGGCAACTGCTAATACGTGGGAGAAGAGGAAAAGAACCAAAATTAATTTTTTCATTGTCGGTGCAATACAGGTTTAGTTTTTTGGCCACTAATACGTAAGCGTCTTTATTGATCAAGCTTTTAATGCTATTTACCAGCTTGCCACTGTTAAAAGAATTTCCCTCGTTCCAACCGGAGATCTAAATGGGGTTTGTTTTTACGGATGGCTTCCACCACCTCTTTAGATACCTGGGTTTCATACAAGAATAACTCTTCCAAGTTCGGCAATTGCAGGATATGTAACAATTGCCCGTCATTAATCTTGGTTTTGGAAAGATCCAGTAAGCGCAGGTTTTTCAGGGAAGAAAGATGAACGAGGCCGATGCCTTCTATCTGAGTTTGTTGCAGGTATAGTTCACGCAAAGAACTCATTTGACTTACATGGTACAAGGCATCATCGGTAATATCGCTTCCCATAAAAGAAGCTTTTGTGATACTGGGAAACAGTGGCTGCACTGCCAGTAAATCTTCGTCTTTAAAGCTTACCAGCGGAAATGGCATGGAGAGATTAATACCTTTCTCCTCGTAAGAATCCAATTGCAATACTAGATTATCTTTGGCTGGCAGTTCTTTCAACAATTTCTCCAGGCTTTGTTGTTGCAGGAAACTAGTCCGTTGCTGTGTTTCCAGTTCTTTTAGGTAACTCACTACCATAGGCTTTATTTGAACCTCGGAAGCCATTTCCTGTACCCGTAATGTGGTGTCTGCGCCGTGATCTATCCACCAGGCGATCAGGTCTACCTCTTGTTTTGTCAGCGAAGGTTTGCCCTTTGGAGGCATACGGTCATCATCGTCTACGGGCAGAAGCACCCGCTTATGCATCTCGCTTTTTTCCGCCGAACCAGGCACTAATGTCGGATGCTCCCCTTTTCCTCCTTTGAGCAGGTAGGCATAGGAAGTCATGATCAGGTCGCCCTTTGATTTGTTTTCGTTATGGCAGCTCATGCATTTCTTATTTAACACAGGCACCACCAGATCATTAAATACCAGCATCTTCTCCACTGGTTTAGGCTCCCATACTGCCTGTGCTCCATAATTGAATTTGGGCGTATACTCGGTAAGATATTCGCTCCCATGGGTTAATGATCCTCCTTGATGGCTTGTATACAGGAGTATTCCATTGGCTACTGCTAATAAAGTAAGGTAACTGTTATAGTAGACTTGAGTACGGTATTGCTGAAAGTTTAAAAAGAGAAAAAAAGCCACTGCCATGGCCGAAGTAAGTAATACTCCTCCCCACAGGTGTCCCTGCATAACCGCACCAGTATACTCACCAGTATAGTACAACAAAAACCCCATTGCCAGCGAGACGACACAACCAAGCAGCGCAAGAGCCAGCAATACCCGAATAGTAGTGACTGAGGTTCGCAGGACTTTAATTCGCCTGCCTAGTTCAAACAGCAATGCCAGTAGCACGAGTACTACCGGAAAATGCACTACCAATGGGTGGAAACGGCCTATCCAATATACAAAGTCAGGCACTCTGCCTTCAGCCGGTTTCCAGAGGGGAAGAAATAGTACTGCCACAGCCAGAGGCAAGAGAAGGAACCTATAAGGAATATCTATTTTCCGGATTGAAACAGGCCGGATTAGTAACTTCTGTATTAAACTACTACGCATACATATCACTCAATTCTCCAGTACTATCGGCAAAGCTCGACAAGCGCATGTCTAGCACACGGGCCATAGAAAGATAAAGATTGGATAAAGGAGTTTCTTTTTTAAATTGAAGGTTCTGCCCAGTTTTCAGCCGCCCTCCTGCTTTGCCGGCTACAATAACGGGTATATTAACCGACGAATGAGAGTTACCATCCCGTAAGCCGGAAGTAAACATGATCATAGAGTTATCGAGCAGATTACCCTCGCCATCGGGAATAGATTTAAGTTTTTCGAGGAAATACGCATACTGGGCCACATAAAACTCGTTTATTCTGCGGTATTGCTCCATTTCGCCGGCATGGTTCTGGTGATGGGATATCTGGTGATGGCTACCCTGCACGCCTTTCAAAAATGAGAAGTTGCGGTTGCTGGCTGCATTACCAAACATAAAAGTAGTAACCCGGGTAGCATCGCTCCAGAAGGCAAGCGCTATAATGTCGAGCATCTGCCGCACCTTTTCGGTAATGTCTACCCCTACAAACTGTTCTTTGAACTCATCAATCCGTAAATTCAGGCCAACCAGTTCTTTCTTGATTTTAGGGGTTACCTGCTGATTAAAAGTTTTCAACTTCTCTTCGTTGTCAATACGTTTTTCCAGGGAGCGAATCGATTCCAGGTACTCTTCCAGCTTATCCTGGTCGGAGCGGCCCAGTTTACGTTGCAGCGCATGCGCATCGTCCTGCACCATGTCCAGTACACTCTGCTTCCAGGTTTCATCGCGCTTTTTAGAAACTGGCATAACGCCCCGGAACAAACGGTCAAAGGCCATGCGTGGATCGATCTCCCGGGTACAAGGCTGTGTCGGGGATTTCCAGGAGATGCTTGCAGCATATAAGCGTGTAAACCCGGTGGCTCCACAGACCCCTGAGTTGATCCGTTCCATACCATATTGAAGAGAATCATACAGCGTGTCTTGACCCTTTTGCTGAGCGATGAGCTGATCGAAAGAAATGCCCCCACTGTTAATATTTTCACCGGTAGTCTTCAAAATAGGTTTGCAGGTCATGATGTTGGCCGTCTTGCAAAAATGTCCCTCTGCGCCCGGAAAGATGGAGCCCTTATTCATCAGTTCATTTAGTACGAGAATATCTTGTTTCACCTTCTCCAAAGGCTTTAGCGTACTCGTTAACTCAAAGTCTTTACCAAACTTAGCTGGCGTCCAGTGATCTTTGTTCACGCCATTGGGCATATACAGGCATGCAAACCGTACCGGCTTTTTAGGCATATTATAAGCGCTCATTCCTGGAGGAACCATAGCCTGTAAAAACGGAAGGGCGATACTGGCCCCTATGCCTTTTAACATCCGTCTGCGGGAGATATGCCATGTGCTACTCATACTAGTTATAAAGATTTATAAGGTTATCTGTTTGTTTCTATTTTTTTTACCTGATCACTTTACTTACCCTTTCCGGTTAAACTATTCTTTAACGTAAACCAGGCTTCTCGTATCGGTTCATTGATGTATATATCTTCAAATTTGTTTTCAATACGCTTATTTTCCTGCCACCTTAAACTTTTCTGTTTTGTCATTCACCTTATAGCGGAATGGCTCCAGGTTCACTAGTTCTATAATTAATTTCTCAGGATTGAACCGGTTTTGTTTGAGATTTTTTATCATTCGTTGCATATAAAGTTCGTCTGTGAAGCCTACATTACGGCCAATCGCATAGACGAACATTTTTTCGGACAAGGTGCGGGCAAACTCATCCTCCTTTGTTACTAGTATTTTCTTGAGTTGGGCAGGATTACTAAACACTTCTCCACTCGGTAAAGTATCCCAGGTTACTACGATTGGGCTGTCACCATAGCTGCTGCGCCAGCGGCCAATTGGGTCAAAATTTTCCAGCCCAAATCCAATGGGGTCCATTTTCTGATGGCAGCCTGCACAGGCAGGTTTAGAACGGTGCAGCACAAGCAGATCACGAATACTGGCATTTTTATCCGATGATGCCTCTTCTGGTAGTTCTCCGGCATCGGGAGGAGGTGGTGGAGCCGGGGTACCTAGTATTTCCTCCAGAACCCATTTCCCTCGCAATACCGGGCTAGTCCGGAGCGGTAACGAGGTAGAGGTGAGCACACTGCCCATCCCCAGGATGCCCCCCCGGTTCCGGTTTTGCATCGTTACCTTTCGCATCTGTGAACCATTTACACCTTCAATTCCATAATGCCTGGCTAGTTCCTCATTCAGGAAAGTGTAATCACTATCAATAAGATCAAGGAAATTGCCTCTTTCCGTGAGCACGTAGTAAAAATACTCTACCACTTCCTGATACATAGCATTTCGCAGAGAAGGAGTTAATTCCGGGAATCGCCCAGGATCTACCGGATTATTTTCCTGCAACTGGCTAATACCAAACCACTGGGTAGAGAAACTCTCTGCAAAACGTCTGGCTTTGGGGTCCTGCAGCATTCTCCTGACCTGCCGGTTTAAGACTGCCGGGTCGTGTAAATCCTGGCGGTAAGCGGCTTCGAATAGTTCCTTGTCGGGTAAGGTAGACCAAAGAAAATAAGACAACCGGGAGGCTAGTTCAAAGTTGCTTAGGGGATAGGGATGATCTACCGGCACAGGCTGTTCCTCTTCATAACGGTATAAAAAATTAGGTGACACAAGCACCGCTTTCAGTGTTTCTTTTATGGCTATGGAATAACGATCATCTGGATCACTACCCTCATACACTTTCCTAAAAAGAGTTAATAATTTCTGCTTTTCCTCGGGCGTCAGAAACCGGCGATAGGCCTGACTGGCAAAAGGCACGATTACCTCAGCCGCCTGTTTTATGGCTCCTTCTGAAGGATCTATTTTTGTAAAGAGGCCAGAAACCCAGTTGACAAACCGTTGCCAGATAGACTCGGTATAGGTTTGAGGAACGAGTTTGCGCC from Rhodocytophaga rosea carries:
- a CDS encoding SMP-30/gluconolactonase/LRE family protein, with the protein product MKKLILVLFLFSHVLAVAQNNTETYPQDPASVEQAGVPKGEVLKLIFENSAIFPGTWREYWVYVPEQYDGKKPACVYVNQDGLQWNAPTVFDNLIHQKEMPVTIGVFVTPGRVLAANPDAALDRFNRSYEFDALGDSYARFILEEILPHVEQQKTADGRSIILSKNGNDRAIGGSSTGAVAAFTAAWEWPGEFSRVFSVVGTFVGLRGADQYHTLIRKVEPKPLRIFLQDGTNDLHVYAGDWWKANETMERALTFAGYEVNHIWGEGAHNNQHGRAIFPDAMRYLWKDWPKPVKKGTTANAALKDILIPGEEWELVGEGYSSTDGIIANAAGEVFFQDILTNRTYKVDKNGIVGSFTSPAKKARGTAFGKDGKRYIMSAITRKILSYDSQGKETVVARLIAGKDLVVAHNGNMYVTSADEKDTSGKIYLIKPDGEKILVDEGVKYAGGITLTPDQQQLYVTESTSHVVWIYQIQPDGKLAYKQKYGWLHTNEYDEYVSGANGLKCDYKGRVYVTTKMGIQVLDQIGKTQAILPVPGGNASDICFGGPDFNTLYVTAGNKVYRRKLNVRGVNTFEAPFKPAKPSL
- a CDS encoding aldo/keto reductase — translated: MEYRQLGSCGLQVPVLSFGTATFGGGNDFFKAWASTQQEEANRMVNLCLEAGVTMFDTADVYSTGLSEQILGKALQGKRNQVLVSTKATFPFGQGPNNQGSSRFHITKQVEGSLKRLQTDYIDLYYMHGFDGNTAVEETLRSLDDLVQSGKVRYIAASNFSGWHLMKSLAISEKYGWSPYVAHQVYYSLANREYEWELMPLGLDQKVGGIIWSPLSAGRLTGKYRRNQALPPDSRVAQGGSPVPEAVVNQEVFYNTIDALDEVAAQAGKTVAQVALNWLLQRPTVSSIIIGARNEEQLKQNIEAVGWKLTVEQVKKLDAASEMPAIYPYWHQRQNTTLNPLPDFYK
- a CDS encoding transposase, producing MLTFLLQRYYAPLAAKGVVSHWKVYYQDESRFGLMTVLRRAITLAGIKPVGAYQHRFIYRYCYGLVEPLTGDHFFITAPQVNTLYFEYMLEEFSRHQPQVFKFIFVDKAGYHRAKALQVPQNIRLVYLPSSNPELNPVERLWGI
- a CDS encoding Gfo/Idh/MocA family protein; this translates as MKNTNRRSFLKKTATAASAIFVAPTIIPASALGKNGHVAPSDRINLAFIGAGNQAENDVGSFLTDDRVQITTICDVNKESTGYWDGKVGGREYIMRKVDTFYTEKFGKKYKACRGYADFREVLNLKEVDAVEVVTPDHWHSIPVLMAAAAGKDIYCQKPLSLTVAEGRAMSNAAKKYNIVFQTGSQQRSDSNFRRICELTRNGRIGELKTVVCGLPAGTPDFGKTGQLTQTIPVPKDFDYEMWLGPAPFAPYSPSRTHVNYRWVLDYSGGMVTDWGGHHPDIAQWGMNTDNTGPVKIRNAKAIWSTHPIWNTATEFYFECIYKNGVTLIVQSGKDFGVTFKGSEGEVWATRGSHKVFPPKLADTIIKEDEDQLYKSENHYRNFIDCVLSRKATIAPAETGHRSITISHLGNIAMMLEQDLDWDPEQERFINNFAANQLLSRQMREPWGAIYNRYLV
- a CDS encoding ABC transporter ATP-binding protein, whose product is MEKLLKVINVSKKYENQSGNALSNISFEVDKGKLLAIVGESGSGKTTLLKLLAGVEETDSGQILLEEKPVTGPSFNLVPGHKQVKLLFQDFRLFPNITLYQNIEYVLRAYSKSFQKERISEMLQLCKLTHLQDRYPRELSGGEQQRAALARALADEPLLLLLDEPFSNMDVRLKGQLKEDLIDIISKSHTTAIVVTHEASDALSMADTIAVIKSGQILQADTPQGIYKQPLSPYTAQFFGTCTIVKAQDLIPYMKEQLQTKKSMPYPKDTLICIRAEHIHLGTSECFHMKATISKISYYGAYYQVVASVDKRLQLTFHTTNAFLSKGERVPLCIDTEAIHYFYA
- a CDS encoding helix-turn-helix domain-containing protein, translated to MGRVTKTELIESAEQLLKMSKKIAHPLAGARLRAFYLYKSGQAKAYGQIAAAVGYERHAVGQWFRLYKQKGLQACLQIDPGGHKRASQIAGKVLEQLKAKLADPNNYFTSYKQIHEWLHTAHGIDLSYEHVHWFVHRQLGAKLKVVRKSNLKKDLAYEQKYKKN